From a region of the Deltaproteobacteria bacterium genome:
- the rplC gene encoding 50S ribosomal protein L3 — translation MKKGLIGRKLGMTQVFAEDGEAIPVTIIEMEPSVVIQKKTVAKDGYDAIQLGYGRIKQSHVTKPLQGHFKNTGKGTFRYLREMPGNPEEYELGEEIKVDIYSSGEYVDITGTTKGKGFAGVMKRHGFGGGRASHGSMFHRAPGSIGASADPAKVFKGTRLPGQMGNVRSTVKNLQVCAIRPEKNIMLVKGAVPGGKNGLLLVKQSIKSRNK, via the coding sequence ATGAAAAAGGGACTGATTGGCAGAAAGCTGGGTATGACGCAGGTGTTTGCAGAGGATGGAGAGGCAATACCTGTCACGATCATCGAGATGGAACCGTCTGTGGTCATCCAGAAAAAGACGGTGGCGAAGGATGGATATGATGCCATTCAGCTGGGATATGGGAGGATTAAACAATCCCATGTGACCAAGCCCCTTCAGGGGCATTTTAAAAACACCGGCAAGGGCACTTTCCGGTATTTAAGAGAAATGCCTGGGAATCCCGAAGAATACGAATTGGGTGAAGAGATCAAGGTGGACATATACAGTTCCGGTGAATATGTGGATATCACAGGAACTACGAAAGGTAAGGGATTTGCCGGTGTTATGAAAAGACACGGATTCGGGGGTGGTCGGGCTTCACATGGCTCGATGTTCCATCGTGCCCCGGGATCCATCGGCGCAAGTGCCGATCCAGCCAAGGTCTTCAAAGGGACACGCCTACCGGGCCAGATGGGTAATGTAAGGAGTACGGTCAAAAACCTTCAGGTATGTGCGATTCGGCCGGAAAAGAATATCATGCTGGTCAAAGGGGCCGTGCCCGGAGGTAAAAACGGCCTCCTGCTTGTCAAACAATCCATCAAATCGAGAAATAAGTAG
- the rpsJ gene encoding 30S ribosomal protein S10 has product MKDQKIRIRLKAYDYKLLDRSVEEIVETAKRTGAAVAGPIPLPTEINKYCVNRSPHVDKKSREQFEIRTHKRLIDIIEPTQSTVDALMKLELSAGVDVEIKA; this is encoded by the coding sequence ATGAAAGATCAGAAAATTAGAATTCGACTTAAGGCCTATGATTACAAACTGCTTGACCGCTCGGTTGAGGAGATTGTGGAGACAGCGAAAAGAACCGGTGCTGCGGTGGCGGGGCCGATTCCTCTGCCGACGGAGATTAACAAGTACTGTGTAAACCGCTCACCCCATGTGGACAAAAAGTCACGGGAACAGTTTGAAATTCGTACGCATAAGCGTTTGATAGACATCATTGAACCGACTCAATCTACGGTGGACGCCCTGATGAAGCTGGAATTGTCTGCTGGTGTGGATGTCGAGATCAAGGCGTGA